From Sphingomonas sp.:
CTTCCTGTTCGTGCCGTTGACGCTGGGCCTTTCCTTCATCCTCGTGATCATGGAAAGCGTCTACGTCGTCACCGATCGCCCGATCTGGAGGGACATTACCCGTTTCTGGGCCAAGCTATTTGGCATCAACTTCGTCCTCGGTGTCGCTACCGGGCTGACGATGGAATTCGAATTCGGGACCAACTGGTCCTATTACTCGCATTATGTGGGAGATATTTTCGGGGCGCCGCTGGCGATCGAGGGGCTGATGGCCTTCTTCCTCGAAGCGACCTTCGTCGGTCTGATGTTCTTCGGCTGGGATCGCCTGTCGAAGCGCCAGCACCTGATGGTGACCTTCCTCACCGCGCTCGGGACCAACCTGTCGGCCTTGTGGATCCTGATCGCGAACGGCTGGATGCAGCACCCGGCGGGTGCCACGTTCAACCCCGAGACGATGCGTATGGAAGTCACCGACTTCATGGCGGTGATGTTCAACCCCGTCGCACAGGCGAAGTTCGTTCACACCGTCAGCGCCGGCTATGTGTGCGCCAGCGTGTTCGTGCTCGGCATCTCGGCCTATTATCTGCTGCGCGGCCGGCACCTGGAACTCGCCAAGCGCAGCTTCGCGGTGGCGGCGGCGTTCGGCCTTGCGGCTTCGCTGTCGGTGGTCGTGCTCGGCGACGAGAGCGGCTATGCGCTGACCGACAACCAGAAGATGAAGCTCGCCGCGATCGAGGCCGAATGGCACACCGAGGCGGCGCCGGCCGGCATCGCCGTGTTCGGCCTTCCCTCCAACTCGGGCCGCGAGACCTATTTCCAGGTCAAGGTGCCCTATGTGCTCGGCCTGATCGGTACGCGTAGCCTCACCGGCCAGGTGGAAGGCATCTATCCGCTGGTCGGCAAGGCGCGGCTGCGCATCGAGAACGGCCTCACCGCCTATGATGCGCTGCAGATGCTGAAGACCGACCGCCAGAACGTCGCCGCACGCGCGAAGTTCGAAGCCGCCAAGGGGGACCTTGGCTATGCCCTGCTGCTGAAGCGCTGGGTCGCCGATCCGCGTCAGGCGACGCCGGCGCAGATCGACCGGGCCGCCTGGTCGACCGTTCCCAACGTGCCGGCCGTGTTCTGGCTGTTCCGCGGCATGGCGGCGCTCGGCTTCTTCTTCATCGCCTTCTGCACGGCCGCGCTCTACTACGCCAACACGCGCCGCTTCCACCGCAAGTGGTTCCTGCGCACGGCGATGTGGATCATCCCGCTACCCTGGCTTGCGATCGAGTTCGGTTGGGTCGTCGCCGAAGTGGGGCGCCAGCCCTGGGCGGTGGACGGCGTGCTGCCGACCTTCCTCGCCACCTCGAGCCTGACCGTGCCCGCCCTATGGACCACGATCATCGGCTTCACCGCGCTCTACGGCGTGATGGCGGTGATCGAGTTCCGGCTGATGCTGGCGGCGATCCAGCACGGGCCCGAGACCTATGAGCCCTGGCAACCCCGCCACGATCCGGTGCCGAGCGCGCCCGATCCGCGGCCGCTCCACGCCGTTCCCGCGGAATGAGCGCGAGCAAGGAGAAAGAACATGTCCATCCCGCTCGATTATGAAATCCTGCGCCTCATCTGGTGGGCGCTGCTGGGGGTGCTGCTGATCGGCTTCGCGCTGACCGACGGCTTCGACCTGGGAACGGCAGCATTGCTGCCGTTCGTGGGCCGCACCGATGAAGAGCGCCGCATGGTGATCAACACCGTCGGGCCGACCTGGGAAGGCAACCAGGTGTGGTTCATCCTGGGCGGCGGCGCCATCTTTGCCGCCTGGCCGTTCGTCTATGCGGTCAGCTTCTCGGGCTTCTACCTGGCGATGTTCCTGGTGCTGGCGGCGCTGATCCTGCGTCCGGTCGGCTTCAAGTATCGCTCCAAGCGCCCCGACGCCGCCTGGCGTTCGCGCTGGGACTGGGCGCTGTTCGTCGGCGGCTTCGTGCCCGCCCTCGTCTTCGGCGTCGCGGTGGGCAACGTGCTGCTGGGGGCGCCCTTCCGGCTCGATAGCGATCTGCGCTCCTTCTACGAAGGCACGCTGCTCGGCCTGTTCACCCCGTTCAGCCTCGTCGCCGGTCTGCTCTCGGTTGCGATGCTGGTGCTGCACGGCGCCGGCTGGCTGAGCCTCAAGGCCGAAGGCGCGGTGGTGGAGCGTGCGCAGCGCTTCGGCACCGTCGCGGCCATCCTCGCGATCCTGCTGTTCGCGGTGGGCGGCGTGTTCGTGGCTTATGGCGACATGGGCTATCGCCTGGTCGGCGCGGTCGATCCCAACGGCCCGTCCAACCCGCATCTGATCCAGACGGTGAAGGCGCCGGGCGCATGGCTCAGCAACTATGGCGCCCATCCGTGGATGCTGATCGCCCCGGTGCTCGGCTTCCTCGGCCCGGTGCTGGCGCTGGTCGGGATCCGCGGTCGCAACGGCACGCTGGTGTTCGCGGGTTCGTCGCTGGCGAATGTCGGCATCATCGCCACCGTCGGCCTGTCGATGTTCCCGTTCATCCTGCCGAGCGCGATCGACCCGGCTTCCAGCCTCACCGCCTGGAACGCCTCGTCGAGCCACCTCACGCTGTTCATCATGCTGGGCTGCACGCTCGTCTTCCTGCCGATCGTGCTCGCCTACACCGCCTGGGTGTACAAGGTGATGTTCGGCCGCGTCAGCGGGGAAGAGCTGCGGCTCAACCCCGACCTCTACTGAGGAGTACAACCCATGTGGTATTTCGCCTGGATCCTGGGGGTCTGCTTGGCCGTCGCCGCCGCCGTGCTCAACGGCATCTGGCACGAGTTCCATTCGGATCCGAACTCGGACCTGACGGTCCTCGACTGAGCACAAGGAAAAGGGGCGGCCGCACCGCGACCGCCCCTTCTGCCCCAGAGGCCGGCGATCCTGACAAGGGATCCGCCGGACTTTTCCGTTAGATCCTAGACCGGTCCGCCCTCGGCACGGCGCTCGAAGATCGCTGCCAGTTCCAGGTGCAGGCGCTTGTGCCGTTCGTTGGGCGCGTGCGTCGCTCGGTCCCGCTCCTGCTCGGCGCGCAGGCGGAAGTGGTTCGTAAGCGGCGCCTGGTGCATGGTGGACATCGACCCGATCTCGTTTTGGGTTTTGTGCATTGCCTGCCTAATGTCGTATTTATTGTCGTCTGCGGCCATTCCGTAGAAGTCACGGTGTGTATCGCAATGAGACTAGGCACTTGCGCTTGACGCACGCCGGGTCCGGCCCACCGCGCGGCGCGACTCGCCCGGAACCGAGTACCGCCGCCTCCCGTTACCCCGGCATAGCCATAGCGATAGGAGCATGATTTGGAGCGGTTGATCGCCGACCTTCCCAGCTGGGTGACGAGCATCGCGCTGATCGGGGCGGCCATCGCGATAGCGCTGCTGGTCCATCGCCTCGCCCTCACCCTGGCGGTCCGTGCCGCGGCGCACACCAAGGGGCAGCTGGACGACATCGCCATCCGGCGCCTTTGCCGGCCGGGGCGATGGTTGCTGGTCGCAATCGCGCTTTCCTTCGTACAGCCGGGGCTCGATCTGGGCGCGAGCGGTACTCGTGCCTGGGCGCAAGCGGCGGGGCTGCTGGTGCCGGGCTTGATCGGCTGGATGCTGGTGGCGTTGCTCGGCGTGGTGTTCGACTGGATCCTGCTGCGCGCCGATGTGAGCGTGGCGGACAATCTCCGCGCGCGTAGGCGGCGCACCCGCGCCTCCATCCTTCATCGCGTCGTGGTGTTCGTCATCCTGGCGATCACCTTCTGCCTGATGCTGATGAGCATCCCCAGCGTGCGCAGCATCGGCGTGACGCTGATCGCCTCGGCCGGTCTCGCCGCTCTCGCAGTGGGTGCCGCCGCGCAGCCGGCGCTCAAGAACCTGATCGCCGGGGTCCAGATGGCCTTTTCAGAGCCGATCCGGCTCGACGACGTGGTGATTGTGGAAGGCGAGTGGGGCAGGATCGAGGATATCCGTCTCACCTATGTCGTGGTGCGCATCTGGGACGATCGCCGGCTCGTCGTGCCAGTCTCCCAGTTCCTGGAGAAGCCCTTTCAGAATTGGACGCGCGAGACCAGCCAGCTGATGGGAAGCGTGTTCTGGTATCTCGATCCCGCCGCCGACATTCCCCGGCTGCGCGCAAAGCTGGAGGAACTGGTCAAGGCCAATCCGCGATGGGACGGCCGCTTCTGCAACCTGCAGGTGACCGACACCAAGCCCGAGGCGATCGAGGTGCGCGGGCTGATGACGGCCAAGGATGCCTCGACCGCCTTCGACCTGCGCTGCGATATCCGCGAGGGGCTGCTCGCCTATATCCGGCAGGAGATGCCCGAGGCGCTGGTCCGCACCCGCGGGCTGCTCGACTTCACGCCTCGACCGGAAGCCGGGTTTCCGTCTCCATGGGGACATTCCTGAGCTCGTCGGTGAACTTCTTGAGCCACCACATCACGTCCTGTTCGTCGACGCCCTGCTTCAGCGCCTGCCAGCGCTCGATCCGCTCTTCCAACGGCATGTTGAGCGCCAAGCAGATCGCGTCGGAGACCTCCTCGGCGCTGTAGGGATTGACCAGCAGCGCCTGCTCCATCTGGATCGCCGCGCCGGCGAACTTGGAGAGGATCAGCACGCCGGGGTCCTTGGGGTCCTGCGCGGCGACATATTCCTTCGCCACCAGGTTCATCCCGTCGCGCAAGGGGGTGACCAAGCCGATCTTGGCGGCGCGGTACACGCCCGCCAGCACATCGCGCGGATAGCCCTGGTTGACGTAGCGGAGCGGCACCCAGTCGAGATCGGCATGCGCGCCGTTGATCTTGCCTGAGAGCCCCTCCAGCGTGTTGCGGATGCGCTGATAGGTCTCCACCGTCGCGCGCGACGGCGGCGCGATCTGGAGCAGATACACTTCCTTGCGCTGCTCTGGGTAGGTCGTGAGAAAGCGCTCGTAACCAAGGAACCGCTCCTCCAGCCCCTTCGAATAATCGAGCCGATCGACGCCGACGATCAGCGAACGGCCGACCGAGCTGGTGCGCATCTGCTCGAAGGTCTCGCGCGCGGAGTCGCTCTCGGCGAGGGCGGCGAATTCCTTGGCGTCGATGCCGATCGGGCAGGCGACCAGCTTCACGCTCTTCAGGCCGATGCGCAGCACGCCGTCGGGCTGGACCACCGCCTCCATCTCGGCACGCGCGAAGTCGATGAACGATTCCATCCATTCCTGCGTGTGGAAGCCGATCACGTCATAGGCGAACAGTGTCTCGATCAGCTCATGCGCCTTGGGCAGGCTGGAGAGCAGTCGGCGCGGCGGCCAGGGGATATGAAGGAAGAAGCCGATGCGGTTCTTGCAGCCGCGGCGGCGCAGCTCCTGGCCGAGCGGGAACATGTGGTAATCCTGCACCCACACGACGTCCTCGGTATCGATCAGCGGGCGCACGGTCTCGGCAAAGCGTTCGTTGACGCGCTGATAGCCGCCGGCGAAGCCGCGCTCATATTCTGCCAGGTCGATCCGGTAGTGGAACAGCGGCCACAAGGTCCGGTTCGCATAGCCATTATAATATTCGTCGATGTCCTGCTCTTCGAGGTCGACGGTCGCGGTGGTGACGCCCTCATTCCGCTGCATGCTGATCTGGCCGGTGAACTGGTCGGTCTGCTCGCCGGACCAACCGAACCAGATGCCGCCATTCTCGCGCAGTGCCGCGGCGAGCGCGACGGCGAGGCCGCCCTGCGCCCCCGAATTGGAGCCGTTGGGTGCGGTGACGCGGTTCGAGATGACAATGAGGCGGCTCAACGGATCGAACTCCAGGGCTTGCTCAGCAGGACGGCGCAATTGATCATGCCGACCAGCGAGTAGGTCTGGGGATAATTGCCCCACAATTCCCCGGTGACGGGGTCGATATCCTCGGAGAGCAGGCCGGCGGCAGTCCGCCTGCCCAGCATCTCTTCGAACAAGGCGCGCGCTTCGTCGGTGCGGCCGGTGATGTGCAGTGCCTCGATCAACCAGAACGTACAGAAGTTGAACGCGGTTTCGGGCAGGCCGAAATCATCCTCGGTATCGTAGCGCAACATGGTCGAGCCGCGGCGCAGGCCTTGCTCCACCGCCTTGAGCGTCGAGACGAAGCGGGGATCATCGGGCGCCAGGAACCGCATCTCCAGCAGCTGGAGCAGGCTGGCGTCGAGATCGTCGCCCGAGAAGGTGGCGGAGAAGCGGTCGGTCTCCTCGCGCCACGCCTTGTCGAAGATCGTCGTGCGGATCGTGTCGGCCCGGTGCTGCCAGAAGTCGCGGCGCTCGGGCAGATTGAGCACGTGCGCGGCGTTGGCGAGCCGGTCGCACGCCGCCCAGCACATCGCCACCGAATAGGTGTGGACGCTCTGGCGGGTGCGCAGCTCCCACAGGCCCGCATCGGGGGAGTCGTGATATTGCCAAGCGCGTTCGCCGACGCGTTCCAGCGATTCAAAGTCCTCGACGCTGGCGGTGCGGTACAATCGCTGGTCGAAGAACGCCTGCACGTTGGACAGGACGATCTGGCCATAGGCGTCGTGCTGGACCTGCTCATAGGCCTGGTTGCCGACGCGCACCGGCCCCATACCGCGATAGCCGGCAAGATCGGGCGCCTCGCGCTCCTCCAGCGTCGCCTCTCCGAGGACGCCGTAGAGCGGCTGGATATGCCCGCCGCGCGGCTCGGCGCGGGCGTCGTCGACGATGTTGCGGAGATAGCCGAGATAGGTCTCGAGCACGTCGAGCGCGCCCAGCCGGTTGAGCGCCTGCACGGTGTAATAGGCGTCGCGAATCCAGCAGTAGCGATAGTCCCAGTTGCGCTGCGAGCCCGCATGTTCGGGGATCGAGGTGGTCAGCGCCGCGACGATCGCGCCGGTTTCCTCGTGCTGGCAGAGCTTGAGGGTGATGGCCGAGCGGATCACCACTTCCTGCCACTCGAGCGGGATGGCGAGGCCGCGCACCCAATGCTGCCACTCGGCGATGGTGTTGAGCAGCATGTCGTCGACCGTCTCGGCAACGTCGCCGCTGAAGCTTTCGTCCGGCCCGAGGAAGAAGTGCAGCGGCTTCTCGACGCGGAACAGCCGCTCCTCGTCCACCATGCCAACGGGCGCGGTGGTGGTGAGGCGCAGCGTCATCGGCTCGACGAGATAGCGCAGATGGTTCGAGCCGCCGATGCGGGTCTTGCAGCCCTTGCCCCAGCCGCAGGTGGGGCGCAGCTTCACCCGGATGCGCGGGCTTCCCGCGACCGGCTTGACGATGCGCGCGAAGGCGACCGGGCGATAGACCCGGCCCAGCCGCGAGAAGCGCGGGCAGAAATCGGTGACTTCGATCGCGTTGCCGGCCGCATCGGTATGGCGGCTGACCAGGATCGGGGCATTGCGCAGATAATGCTGCTCGACCGAGACGACGCCTTCCAGCGCGATGTCCCAATAGCCGCCCTCGGGTTCCTCGCCGCCGACCAGCGCCGAGAAGAGCGGATCACCGTCGACGCGCGGCACGCAGCCCCAGACGAAGCGGCCGGCGCGATCGATCAGCGCGCTGACCTGGCAGTTGCCGATCGGCCAGAGGTCGAGGGTGGTCATGCATGTACTCCGGCGGCAGTGGCGAGCCAGGCGAGGACGCCCGATACGTCGTCGAGGCGATAGCGGGCGTCGGTGGGGCGGGGGTCGCCGACGAGAACGCCAGCACCGCCGAGCAGGGCGACGGCGGAAAAGCCGGGCTCGTCGGTCACGTCATCGCCTAGGAAGACCGGGCGGCCGGCGGAGAAACGCGGATCGGCCATCAGCGTGCGAATCGCGCTGCCCTTGTCGCCGCCCGCGGTGCGCACCTCGACCATCATCTTGCCGTGCTGGAGATACAAATCGTGCTCGGTCGCGAGCCGCTCGCCCAGCGCAATGGCATCGGCCTCCAGCGCGGGGTTGAGCCGGTAGTGGACGGCGGCGCCCAGCGGCTTGTCTTCAAGGATCGCGCCGTCCTTGGTCTCGGTGAACGCGCGCATCGCGTCCAGCGCCGCGATCAGCCCGGCGGGGCGCTCGGCCTGTTCGCGGCGGCCGTCGGACCAGTGGAATTCCATGCCGTGGCTGCCGACGACGGACGGGGCATGGTCGCTGAACAGGGTGGTCAGATCTCCGGCCGGGCGGCCGCTCACCAACGCCAATCGGCCGTCCAGCTTTTCCTCCAGCGCGCGGATCAGGTCGACCAGCAGGGGAGCGACCACCACGCCGTCGGGGCGGTCGGCGAGTTCGACCAAGGTCCCGTCGAAATCGAGGAACAGGCTGGCAGAATCGAGCAGATCCGCCGGGGGCGGCATCAGCAGAACGGGGTCCCGGTCGGGCATGCAACTCCTCATCGGGGCGCCAAAGATGGGCGCCCGCCACAGGATCGTTACGCGCGCGGGACCGATCCGTTCCCCGCCTCGTCGGATTCATGCTGCACCTGCGTGGTACCGAAGCGCAGCGACAGGCCGTGATAGAGCCGTTCCTTCGAGACCAGCTGCGCGGTAAAGTCGGCGATCAGCGCGGCGGCGAGCAGCGGCAGCATCAGGCCGCGGCTGGCGGTGGTCTCGGCGATGATGATCACCGCGGTCAGCGGCGCGCGGACCACGCCGGTGAAATAGGCGACCATGCCCAGCAGTACGATCGTCCCGCCCGGCGCGGTGGGGAACATCGGGCGGACGAGATCGCCGACGCCCGCACCCACCGACAGCGACGGCGCGAAGATGCCGCCGGGGATGCCGGCGATCGCGGTGGCGAGCGTCGTCGCGAACTTGGCGGGGCTGTACCACCAGGGGATTGCGCCGGTGGTGATCGCGGTACGGGCGGCGTCGTAGCCAGTACCCCAGGTGAGCCCGGTCGTCACGCCGAGGGTGGCGACGACCAGCCCGCACGCGGCGGCGAAGAGCAGCTTGTGGCGGCGCACCGCGATCAGAGGCCGCCAGTCCGATCCGCCCACTGCCAGCATGAGGCGCGCAAACAGTCCCCCGGCGAGCCCGCCTACCACGCCCGCGACGGGGGCGGCGAGCACGGCCTGGGCGAGCGGCAGCGTGCTCCGCATCGCGCCGAAATAGACATAGTCGCCGGCGATGCCGAGGCTGGTCATGCCCGCGATCAGCACGGCGGCCATCACCAGCACCGCCATGCGCTGCTCATAGGCGGCGGCGAGTTCCTCGATCGCGAAGGCGACCCCGGCAAGCGGCGTGTTGAACGCCGCCGCGACCCCCGCCGCGCCCCCGGCGATGAACACCGAGGCGCGGATCGGCACACGGGCGAGCCGGTGGGCATAACCCATGATCGACGCGGCGACCTGCACCGTCGGCCCCTCGCGTCCGGTCGAGGCGCCGACCAGCACCGCGCCGATGGTGAGGATCAGCTTGAGCACCACCGTCCTGGCCGCGGTGAGGCTGGTCATCG
This genomic window contains:
- the cydX gene encoding cytochrome bd-I oxidase subunit CydX, with the protein product MWYFAWILGVCLAVAAAVLNGIWHEFHSDPNSDLTVLD
- a CDS encoding chloride channel protein, whose translation is MDHRNTTRRVRAIVRRHGPTAQIWRRRVAFLGGAIVIGLVAFGFAEAADWAARRFTSLEKTWWWLPLLLTPAGFALFAWATRRFAPDATGSGIPQVMAATRDPEHAMTSLTAARTVVLKLILTIGAVLVGASTGREGPTVQVAASIMGYAHRLARVPIRASVFIAGGAAGVAAAFNTPLAGVAFAIEELAAAYEQRMAVLVMAAVLIAGMTSLGIAGDYVYFGAMRSTLPLAQAVLAAPVAGVVGGLAGGLFARLMLAVGGSDWRPLIAVRRHKLLFAAACGLVVATLGVTTGLTWGTGYDAARTAITTGAIPWWYSPAKFATTLATAIAGIPGGIFAPSLSVGAGVGDLVRPMFPTAPGGTIVLLGMVAYFTGVVRAPLTAVIIIAETTASRGLMLPLLAAALIADFTAQLVSKERLYHGLSLRFGTTQVQHESDEAGNGSVPRA
- a CDS encoding trehalose-6-phosphate synthase; this translates as MSRLIVISNRVTAPNGSNSGAQGGLAVALAAALRENGGIWFGWSGEQTDQFTGQISMQRNEGVTTATVDLEEQDIDEYYNGYANRTLWPLFHYRIDLAEYERGFAGGYQRVNERFAETVRPLIDTEDVVWVQDYHMFPLGQELRRRGCKNRIGFFLHIPWPPRRLLSSLPKAHELIETLFAYDVIGFHTQEWMESFIDFARAEMEAVVQPDGVLRIGLKSVKLVACPIGIDAKEFAALAESDSARETFEQMRTSSVGRSLIVGVDRLDYSKGLEERFLGYERFLTTYPEQRKEVYLLQIAPPSRATVETYQRIRNTLEGLSGKINGAHADLDWVPLRYVNQGYPRDVLAGVYRAAKIGLVTPLRDGMNLVAKEYVAAQDPKDPGVLILSKFAGAAIQMEQALLVNPYSAEEVSDAICLALNMPLEERIERWQALKQGVDEQDVMWWLKKFTDELRNVPMETETRLPVEA
- the cydB gene encoding cytochrome d ubiquinol oxidase subunit II translates to MSIPLDYEILRLIWWALLGVLLIGFALTDGFDLGTAALLPFVGRTDEERRMVINTVGPTWEGNQVWFILGGGAIFAAWPFVYAVSFSGFYLAMFLVLAALILRPVGFKYRSKRPDAAWRSRWDWALFVGGFVPALVFGVAVGNVLLGAPFRLDSDLRSFYEGTLLGLFTPFSLVAGLLSVAMLVLHGAGWLSLKAEGAVVERAQRFGTVAAILAILLFAVGGVFVAYGDMGYRLVGAVDPNGPSNPHLIQTVKAPGAWLSNYGAHPWMLIAPVLGFLGPVLALVGIRGRNGTLVFAGSSLANVGIIATVGLSMFPFILPSAIDPASSLTAWNASSSHLTLFIMLGCTLVFLPIVLAYTAWVYKVMFGRVSGEELRLNPDLY
- a CDS encoding cytochrome ubiquinol oxidase subunit I, with the protein product MDMAVVELSRLQFALTAMYHFLFVPLTLGLSFILVIMESVYVVTDRPIWRDITRFWAKLFGINFVLGVATGLTMEFEFGTNWSYYSHYVGDIFGAPLAIEGLMAFFLEATFVGLMFFGWDRLSKRQHLMVTFLTALGTNLSALWILIANGWMQHPAGATFNPETMRMEVTDFMAVMFNPVAQAKFVHTVSAGYVCASVFVLGISAYYLLRGRHLELAKRSFAVAAAFGLAASLSVVVLGDESGYALTDNQKMKLAAIEAEWHTEAAPAGIAVFGLPSNSGRETYFQVKVPYVLGLIGTRSLTGQVEGIYPLVGKARLRIENGLTAYDALQMLKTDRQNVAARAKFEAAKGDLGYALLLKRWVADPRQATPAQIDRAAWSTVPNVPAVFWLFRGMAALGFFFIAFCTAALYYANTRRFHRKWFLRTAMWIIPLPWLAIEFGWVVAEVGRQPWAVDGVLPTFLATSSLTVPALWTTIIGFTALYGVMAVIEFRLMLAAIQHGPETYEPWQPRHDPVPSAPDPRPLHAVPAE
- a CDS encoding mechanosensitive ion channel domain-containing protein; protein product: MERLIADLPSWVTSIALIGAAIAIALLVHRLALTLAVRAAAHTKGQLDDIAIRRLCRPGRWLLVAIALSFVQPGLDLGASGTRAWAQAAGLLVPGLIGWMLVALLGVVFDWILLRADVSVADNLRARRRRTRASILHRVVVFVILAITFCLMLMSIPSVRSIGVTLIASAGLAALAVGAAAQPALKNLIAGVQMAFSEPIRLDDVVIVEGEWGRIEDIRLTYVVVRIWDDRRLVVPVSQFLEKPFQNWTRETSQLMGSVFWYLDPAADIPRLRAKLEELVKANPRWDGRFCNLQVTDTKPEAIEVRGLMTAKDASTAFDLRCDIREGLLAYIRQEMPEALVRTRGLLDFTPRPEAGFPSPWGHS
- the otsB gene encoding trehalose-phosphatase, with product MPDRDPVLLMPPPADLLDSASLFLDFDGTLVELADRPDGVVVAPLLVDLIRALEEKLDGRLALVSGRPAGDLTTLFSDHAPSVVGSHGMEFHWSDGRREQAERPAGLIAALDAMRAFTETKDGAILEDKPLGAAVHYRLNPALEADAIALGERLATEHDLYLQHGKMMVEVRTAGGDKGSAIRTLMADPRFSAGRPVFLGDDVTDEPGFSAVALLGGAGVLVGDPRPTDARYRLDDVSGVLAWLATAAGVHA
- a CDS encoding glycoside hydrolase family 15 protein, with protein sequence MTTLDLWPIGNCQVSALIDRAGRFVWGCVPRVDGDPLFSALVGGEEPEGGYWDIALEGVVSVEQHYLRNAPILVSRHTDAAGNAIEVTDFCPRFSRLGRVYRPVAFARIVKPVAGSPRIRVKLRPTCGWGKGCKTRIGGSNHLRYLVEPMTLRLTTTAPVGMVDEERLFRVEKPLHFFLGPDESFSGDVAETVDDMLLNTIAEWQHWVRGLAIPLEWQEVVIRSAITLKLCQHEETGAIVAALTTSIPEHAGSQRNWDYRYCWIRDAYYTVQALNRLGALDVLETYLGYLRNIVDDARAEPRGGHIQPLYGVLGEATLEEREAPDLAGYRGMGPVRVGNQAYEQVQHDAYGQIVLSNVQAFFDQRLYRTASVEDFESLERVGERAWQYHDSPDAGLWELRTRQSVHTYSVAMCWAACDRLANAAHVLNLPERRDFWQHRADTIRTTIFDKAWREETDRFSATFSGDDLDASLLQLLEMRFLAPDDPRFVSTLKAVEQGLRRGSTMLRYDTEDDFGLPETAFNFCTFWLIEALHITGRTDEARALFEEMLGRRTAAGLLSEDIDPVTGELWGNYPQTYSLVGMINCAVLLSKPWSSIR